Proteins encoded by one window of Manis pentadactyla isolate mManPen7 chromosome X, mManPen7.hap1, whole genome shotgun sequence:
- the LOC118913348 gene encoding melanoma-associated antigen 11-like has protein sequence MALGARSEEHELEEALQELREAQGLEGAPRFRAEEGQESAPSSISTLSASASVALYSRPLEEANATARPSPPQSPPQAQPLPQAMPAPLGNQSPANHSCSQGDEAPGDTTVSLQDVLRRKKIQLVAFLLHKYRSKEPTTKAEMLELVAQDHEDHFPDILSRATWCLQLTFSIDIKEVDPNSHSYVLVPTLGLTWDGVTEEQHLPKIGLLALLLGVIVLWGGQAPEEEVWGVLSVVGVCPGREHFIYGEPRDLITRVWVQEQYLEYQQVPDSDPACCELLWGPRAHAEASKVQVLLFLLRLFSRAAGSFLSPSKEARSNEEQGS, from the coding sequence ATGGCTCTGGGTGCCAGGAGTGAGGAGCATGAGCTGGAGGAGGCCCTGCAGGAGCTGAGAGAAGCCCAGGGCCTGGAGGGGGCACCTCGGTTCCGGGCCGAGGAGGGCCAGGAGTCAGCCCCATCCTCCATTTCGACCTTGTCGGCCTCTGCCTCTGTTGCCCTGTACTCAAGGCCCTTAGAGGAGGCGAACGCCACTGCGAGACCAAGTCCACCCCAGAGCCCTCCTCAGGCACAGCCCTTGCCCCAGGCCATGCCAGCACCCCTGGGGAACCAGTCCCCTGCCAATCACTCCTGCAGCCAGGGGGACGAGGCCCCAGGGGACACCACGGTCTCGCTCCAAGATGTGCTGCGCAGGAAGAAGATCCAACTGGTGGCCTTCCTGCTCCACAAGTACCGCAGCAAGGAGCCGACCACGAAGGCAGAGATGCTGGAGCTGGTCGCCCAGGATCACGAAGACCACTTCCCTGACATCCTCAGCCGTGCCACCTGGTGCTTGCAGCTGACCTTCAGCATTGACATAAAGGAAGTAGATCCCAACAGCCACTCCTATGTCCTGGTCCCCACCCTGGGCCTCACCTGGGATGGGGTGACTGAAGAGCAGCACCTCCCCAAGATTGGCCTCCTGGCGCTGCTCCTGGGCGTGATTGTCCTGTGGGGAGGCCAGGCCCCTGAGGAGGAAGTGTGGGGAGTGCTGAGTGTTGTGGGCGTGTGTCCTGGGAGGGAGCACTTCATCTATGGGGAGCCCAGGGATCTCATCACCAGGGTCTGGGTGCAGGAGCAGTACCTGGAGTACCAGCAGGTGCCCGACAGTGATCCCGCTTGCTGTGAGCTGCTCTGGGGCCCCAGGGCCCACGCAGAGGCCAGCAAGGTGCAGGTCCTGCTGTTTTTGCTCAGGCTGTTTAGCAGGGCTGCAGGCTCTTTCCTGTCCCCATCCAAGGAGGCTAGAAGCAATGAGGAACAGGGGTCCTGA